From the Halorussus salinus genome, the window AGTGGGGCGCGAGCGCCACGTCGTAGGCTTCCGCCATCGACGCGATTTTCTTGACCTCGGTGATGCCTCCGGCGTGGCTCAGGTCGGGTTGAATCACGTCCACGGCCTGCGATTCGAAGACCTCCTTGAAGTCCCACCGCGAGTACATGCGTTCGCCGGTGGCGATGGGCGTCGTGGTGTGGGCCGCGATTTCGGGGAGTGCGTCGTTGTGTTCCGGCAGGACCGGCTCCTCGACGAACATCGGCTCGTAGGGTTCGAGCGCCGCGGCGAGTCGCTTGGCCATCGACTTGGCCACGCGCCCGTGGAAATCGACGCCGATATCGACCTCGTCGCCGACCGCCTCGCGGACCTCCGCCAGACGCTCCTCCGCTTCCCGGATTTTGGCGGGCGAATCGACCCGCTCCAACTCGGGCGTCGCGTTCATCTTCAGCGCGGTGAACCCGGCTTCGACCTGCTCCTCGGCGGCCCGGCCCACGTCCGCGGGTCGGTCGCCGCCTATCCACTGGTAGACGCGAATTCGGTCGCGGGCCTTGCCCCCCAGCAGTTCGTACACCGGCGCGTCGAAGTGCTTGCCCTTGATGTCCCAGAGGGCTTGGTCGATGCCCGCGATGGCCGACATCAGCACCGGGCCGCCGCGGTAGAAGCCGCCGCGGTACATCGTCTGCCAGTGGTCCTCGATTCTGCGGGGGTCCTCGCCCAGCAGGTAGCCCTCCAGTAACTCCTCGACGGCGGCCCGGACGGTGTGGGCGCGACCCTCCACGACCGGTTCGCCCCAGCCGACGGTCCCGTCGCTGGTTTCGAGGCGCAGGAACAGCCACCGCGGGGGCACCTCGAACAGTTCGTAGTCGGTAATCTCCATGCCCGGCCGTACGCGACCGACCGTCTAAACCTCGGGGGAACTGGCAACGCCCCCGAAACCTCGTTTGTGATGCGGTCCCAGAGCTAACTGAATTAAAACAGACAAAGTTAACACCCACAAATATGAAAATTCTATCCGATGGACAAGCTCGACGGTGTCTCGCTCTCGGCCCTACAGGACCAACTCGACGCGGCCGACAGCGCGAAGGCGACTAAGCGACTGATGGTCGCCATCGCGTACAAAGACGGCGTGTCGGTCTCGGTCTTGGCCGAGCGGTACGGCGTTCCCGAATCGACCCTCTACTACTGGCTCGACCGCCTCGCCGACAAACCGCTCTCGGAGGCGGTCGAGGACGACGAACGGCCGGGACGACCCTCGGAACTCTCCGGCGACGAGCGCGAGGCGGTGTTCGACGCGCTCGGCGACTCGCCGACCGCCTACGGGTTCGACGCCGACTCGTGGACCCCCGAACTCGTCCGGGAGTTCATCGACAGCGAGTACGACGTGTCCTACTCGCTGGGCCACGTCCGCCGCATGCTCCGAGACGCCGACGTGTCGGTCTGAGCCGCCGGGACGACGGTACCCCGCCGAGGAGACGGTTTCGAACGCCCCGCCCGCCGACAAAGAAACCTCTATCACTTTTCACCAAAACGTATCTTTCGAAGACAGAAATCCCGTTCTTCGACCCGACTACCGGCGTCTGCGCGCGAGGAGTGCCCCGGCGGCGACGCCGAGCCACCCCGTCGTTCCGTCGTCAGCGAGCGGGAAGTCGGCCCCGCCGGACCCGGTCGCATCGTCTGCCCCGGCATCGTCGCCGACCCCGACGTTCTCGCTACCTCCGGCCTCGTCGCCGACGTTCTCCGCCCGGTTCGGCGTCTCGGGGTCGTAGCACACCGCGAACTGCTCGACGGGGAACGGGTTCCCGCCGGGGTCGTCCGGGGCGACGAGGAGCGCCCGCTCGGAGACGCCCTCCGGGAAGTCGTAGACGTTCCCGCCGGGACCGCCGTAGACGATGGCCGCGTCCACGCGGAGCGTCGAGTCGAACGTCAGCGCGACCGGTCGGCCGTCGTCGTCGCGCTCGGCGACCCGCACCTCGATGCGGTATCCCTCGCCGTCGGCCTCGAACTCGAAGGTGTTCTCGCCGATTCGCGTGGCGTTCTCGCCGGTGAACTCGCCGTCCTCGTAGGTCAGCAGTAGCCCTCGCTCCAGTCCGAAGTCCTCACAGCGCGGGAATCCGGCGACCGGCCGCGCCTCGACCTCGGGCGTCGGTATCGTCGTGGTGGTCGTGGTCGTTTCTGTCGTCGTAGTCGCCGTCGTGGTCGTTTCAGTTGTCGTAGTCTCCGTCGTGGTCGTTTCTGTCGTCGTAGTCGCCGTCGTGGTCGTTTCAGTTGTCGTAGTCTCCGTCGTGG encodes:
- the dgoD gene encoding galactonate dehydratase; the encoded protein is MEITDYELFEVPPRWLFLRLETSDGTVGWGEPVVEGRAHTVRAAVEELLEGYLLGEDPRRIEDHWQTMYRGGFYRGGPVLMSAIAGIDQALWDIKGKHFDAPVYELLGGKARDRIRVYQWIGGDRPADVGRAAEEQVEAGFTALKMNATPELERVDSPAKIREAEERLAEVREAVGDEVDIGVDFHGRVAKSMAKRLAAALEPYEPMFVEEPVLPEHNDALPEIAAHTTTPIATGERMYSRWDFKEVFESQAVDVIQPDLSHAGGITEVKKIASMAEAYDVALAPHCPLGPIALASCVQVDACTPNALIQEQSLDIHYNEESDVLDYLADSSVFEYDDGYVELPEKPGLGIEIDESVVRERAGEVNWHNPVWRHDDGSVAEW
- a CDS encoding helix-turn-helix domain-containing protein, coding for MDKLDGVSLSALQDQLDAADSAKATKRLMVAIAYKDGVSVSVLAERYGVPESTLYYWLDRLADKPLSEAVEDDERPGRPSELSGDEREAVFDALGDSPTAYGFDADSWTPELVREFIDSEYDVSYSLGHVRRMLRDADVSV